The DNA sequence CCTTGAACTATTGATAGCTGCTATAATCAAATTAGCTTTAAGAGAAGGTATGAATTTTATATTACTGGAGTCTATTGTTTCAAAGGTACTTGAACAAAAAACTACTACAGGTGCTATAGCAGTAATAAAAGAAAATAGACTAGAAAAATGTTTTGATATAATTGCAAATCAAATGCTTTACTATGCCTATAATCGTGCATTTAAAGCTGAAATTTTTTTTAATAAAAACAGATTTGCAAATATTAATGAATTCAAAAACAGTTTTAAAATTAGAATTGTCTCATTTAGTGACAATGTGACAATCATAGATACAGGAGATCTTATATGAGTAAACTATATGGTATAGGTGTAGGACCGGGTGATCCGGAGCTAATGACCATAAAGGCGTTAAATGCCATAAAAAAAACAAAAATAATATGTTTTGCAGGTAAGAGTGAAGATAGCTCCATTGCCTTTAGTATTGCAAAAAAAGTGATGCCGGAGATTACCAAAAAGAAGAAAGTCTGTATTGATTTTCCAATGACTAAAGATCAGTATGTCTTGGAAGAAGCACATGCAAAAATAGCTGAACAGATAAAGTCATTATTAAAAGATGGAGATGTAGCTCTTCTCACTCTTGGTGATCCCGGAATATATGCAACATATTCATATATTGCAGATAGGCTAAAAAACGAAGATGTAAAGGTTGTGACTATCGCTGGTATAACATCATTTAGTGCAGCTGCCGCCAAGCTTGGTATACCCTTAACATTGGCAGATGAGGAATTGCATGTCATACCTTCTTCCTACTCATTTAAAGAGGCCTTTAACCTTAGTGGTACTTTGGTATTTATGAAATCAGGAAAAAGCTATGAAAATCTAGTTGAATATATCAGGTTTAAAAAGCCTCACTGTGAGGTTTATATGGTTGAAAACTGTGGTATGAAGGATGAAAGAGTCTTTGTAGGTATAGAAAATCTTCCAAAAAGTAGCGGATATTTCACAACTATTATTGTAAGGGGATTAAAATGAAACAAATTTATATAATAGGTATGGGACCTGGCAAGTACGAACAGATGACAGTTGAAGCTATTAAAAAAATCAAAGAAAGTGACATTGTAATAGGTTATACAGTTTATACTGAACTTATAAAGGATATATGGCCTGATAAAGAATGTATGTCCACACCTATGACTAAGGAATATGAAAGATGTGTCCTTGCATTTGAGGAGGCAAATAAGGGAAAGACTGTAGCTATGGTCTGTTCCGGTGATGCCGGAGTATATGGTTTAACCGGTTTAATGCTTAGTATAGCACCTGATTATAAAGAAGTTGCAGTAAGTACTATAGCAGGAGTTACAGCAGCTATTTCAGGTGCTGCAATAATTGGTGCACCACTTATACATGACTTTGCCGTAATAAGTCTAAGTGATCTTTTGACTCCATGGGAGAAGATAGAAAGAAGACTTGAATGTGCAGCTATAGGAGATTTTTGTATTTGTCTATATAACCCCGGTAGTAAAAAACGTGCAGATTATTTGCAAAAGGCATGTGAAATTCTTCTAAAGTATAAGAATGAGAAGACTCCATGTGCTATAGCAAAGAATATAGGCAGAGATGGCGAAGGATATACAATTTATAGTCTTTTAGAGCTTAAGGATATAAAAGTTGGTATGTTTGAAACAGTATTCATAGGTAATTCTATGACAAAAGTAATTGATAATAAAATGGTTACACCTAGAGGATACTCTAATGAGTGATGTTCTTATATTTGGAGGTACAACTGAGGGAAGAGAACTTGCTATATTTTGTGATAGTCTTAGAATACCTACTATACTTTGTGTAGCTACAGAATATGGAAAAGAAGTTCTACCAACTTTTAAATTTGTTAAAGTCAGTGATAAAAGATTAAATATAGATGAGATAATATCAATTATAGGGAATAATGATATATTATATGTCATAGATGCTACACATCCATATGCCTATGAAGTTTCGAAAAATATAGCAGCAGCTATCAGTCAGTTGGAAAGAGAAGTAAAACTTCTAAAAATAAAACGTGAAGATATGGACATTGCTTTGAATGGAGCACTTGAATTTTCAAGCAATGCTGAGGCTGTTTCTTATCTTTTAAATACAGATGGAAATATTTTACTGACAACAGGTAGTAAGGAAATAGCTGCATTCAGTGAACTTTCATATCGAATATTTCCCAGAGTGCTTCCAAGTGTTGACTCTATAAATGCCTGTATATCTGCCGGCATACCTTCAAAAAATATTATAGCAATGCAGGGCCCTTTTTCTAAAAATTTGAATGAAGCAATTATAAAAGAGTTTGATTGCAAATATATTGTAAGTAAATTATCCGGTAGAAGTGGAGGCTTTGAGGAAAAAATTGAAGCTGCAAAAAATACAGATTGTATTCCAATAATTATTATGCCAAAGACTGAAATCAAAGGTATTTCTGTAGAAGAGTGCAGAGTGGAATTAGAAAAGTTATATAAAAATCATTAAAATAGGTATAAATATGAGAAATATAAATCTTGTCGGAATAGGGCTTGGAAATCCTAATCTTCTTACAAAGGCAGCCTATAAAGCAATAGAAAGTTCAAATATTATAATAGGTGCAAGAAGGATAGTAGAAAGTATTAAAGAAGATTTTGCAGACAAGCTATACTATATAGAATATAATACAGAAAAAATTCTTGAAATTATAAAAGAGAATATAGGCAATGAAATAGCCGTAGTATTTAGTGGTGATATTTCACTTTTTAGCGGGAGTATTAAGCTATTTGAAAGACTGAATGCCGCAATAGAAGATAAGAAAGTCTTCAAAGATTGTAAGATTAATACATTCCCGGGAATATCAAGCTTAAGCTATTTATGTGCAAAAACAAATACTGATATTTCAAAGGTGAAGATACTATCATTCCATGGTAAGGAAGAGCTTTTATACCACAATATCGACTCAAATGAATATACTTTTATAATCACTTCTAAAGCTGATGGGGTAAAGAAGATTTGTAGAAAACTTATCGAATTTGGATTCTTTGAACTTGATATAATTTTAGGCGAAAATCTATCTTATGATAATGAAAGAATAACAAAGGCAAATGCATCAAAGTTTTTGGATATGGAAATATCTGATCTAAACTGCATGATCATATCAAATCCTGATGCTGATAAATCTATTAGCTTTGGACTTTCTGATGAAGTATTTGTCAGGGATAAAGTTCCGATAACAAAATCCGAGGTCAGGGCAATAATAATGAGTAAATTAGATATTCAAACTGATAGTATTTGCTATGATATCGGAGCAGGTAGTGGTTCAGTAAGTATCGAAATGTCAAGACTTGCCTATGATGGAAAGGTGTATGCCATAGAGAAAAATCCTCTAGCAGTTGAACTTATACAAAAGAATATTCATAATTTCAGTGCTGAAAATATAGAACTTATACATGCAAAAGCACCTGACGGACTTGATAATATAATTAATGCTGATAAAATATTTATAGGTGGTAGCGGTGGAGAGCTTATCAGTATGATGGAAATGATATTTACATCGAAAAAGAATCCTACAATTGTAATTTCAGCTATAACTATGGAAACTATTGCTCAGATAACGGATATTGTAAAAATCGCAAAAGAAAAAGGTTATGATACAGAAATTACAGCTATTAATGTTTCAAAGTCAAAAGAAGTAGGCCCTTACAATATGATGATGGCACAGAATATGGTTTTTATTGCCAAAATTTGGTAGGAAAATATGAAAAGGTGGAAATTAAAATATATTATTAGATGTAATAATTATGGCTTTTAATTGATTTTATCAATAGCAAAAACAACTTATCGGAGGTTTCTATGAGTGTATTAGAACAGCTACAAACAAGAATTAAATCTGAAAATTTAGATGACAGAGCTAGGGAATTTTATTTGTCCAATATTTCAAATCTGGATAATGAAAAGTTACAGGCAATACTTGATCTTGTAATAAAGATGGACAATGCCGGTTTTAGAAATAATATACCTGCTGCGTACAGTGAAGTTACAGAGAATATTCCACAATTTGCCAGAATGTCAGTATTTAAAGAAATGCAAAAGATAGTAAGAGATATTGAAGGCACTCTAGATCTTGCAGATGACTTTTATGAAGAAGATAATGAGTTATTAAAAAAGTTTAATAACTGCTTTAGTGATGAAGAAGCTAATAGATTTTTACAAATTTATACAAAGGCTGTAATATCAAGGTTTTATAGTTTTCTTGACGAAGGAAACCCTAGGTTAGATGATGATGATTTAAACTGGGTACTACTTGAAACAAAAGCTGATGGAAGTCATAGTGAGAGAATTATTGAAGGCTTTCTTGAAGATGACTTCAACGAAGATGATTTTGACTGGGAGAGTGAAAATGAATTTTGAAGAGCTTAGCTTAAAATATAAAGAGAAAAATATAGTAAAACTTTCTAAGAAGCTGGCAAAGAGTTTTGCAATTACAAGAAGTAAAGATTTAACCAATCTATATGAATTAGCTTTTTGGTTGTATATTTATGGTTACAAAGTTGAGATCTTAAATATATATAATCTTGTAAACATAGATATACCAACAAAGATTGATTTTAATATCTGGACATGGATCTTAGCTATATGGGGCTTACAGGCGTATATCTATGAAGCAGAAAGTGAGATATCTAAAAAAGATGAGATTGTTGCAAATATGAAAAAGGTATATTCAGTACCTAGGACTACAGAAGACACAGAGGAATCTACCTGGAAATTTTATACTAAGATTGCCGGAAGACAAACACTGGAATCTGTATGCAATATAGCAGAAATTGAAAGAGCAATAGAAAGTGGCAACAAAACATCTGAGGCAGCATATAGATTTTCGGGGCTTTGTAGGATGATTTCATATGGTGTAACAGGATTTTATCCACATTTAGTTGAGAATCGTGATAAACTTGAAGAAAAAATAAAGGAATATATCGAGTATCTCAATAAATAGTCATTGAATAATTTTAAAAAATCAAAGTGGCGTATTACTTTTTATTGTAATAATGTCACTTTGATTTTCAAAATTTAATAAAATATTTTTCCGGAACCATTGCAGCGTGGACAATCTGTATTAGGTCCCAGAAATTCAATCTTTTTGCCTGTGCCTCTACAATCAGGACATACTTGAGATGACTGGCAACTGCATCGTTTCATATCATACTCACTTAAGTGAATTTTTCCACATTTTGGACATGTCCAAGTCATATTGCTAAACCTCCTCTATAATTAATAATCTAATTTCACTCTATAACTCTTTTTAGAGTACTAGGTATTTACATGATATGTTTTAGTTACTCTTTTGTCAATATAGTATAAGTAAAAATAAATTTCAACACTCCCAGGATATTATTTAACACCATGGATTCACTAGTAAAAATCATGAATTCAACTTAAATATATAGAAAAATAAGCTTATAAATGTTATAATATTAGCAATGTATACCTTGATCATCTATTCTAGATAAGATAGATTGCAATTAATGCTAGTTTATTGAAGAGGTTTTATATATAAATAGTGAAAGGGGAGTGGTATAAAAGGAGTATATAAAATTCTAAATTTTATTTAATATTTTATGATATCAAGAAGTTTAAAGTTTATATGTAATATTTTTATGGAGGATCTTAGTATGAATAGTCGTAAGGTTAAAAAGTTTTTATTAGTTTTCACAATGTTATTTACTTTTTCAGTTCTTTGTTCCGGCTGTATGCAAAATGATGAGCAGGCAGCAAAGGCAGTTACACAGAAATATTTTAATTCTGTTAAGTCAGGAGATGTGGATGGAGCCATCAAATGTTTTACACCTGCTTTTCAGGAGCAATATGCTGCACTTGTTGCAATAGGTGGACAAATGAGCGAATATTTTTTTGACATGGACGGAAGTGATCTATTAGGTGGTCTTATGTCTTACGCCAATCAAAATGCATATAAAGATTGTAAATTTACAGCAGATGAAGTTTCATTTACAAATGATAGTCATGACAGAGCAACAGTACATGTAACAATTAGTGGTGCA is a window from the Lachnoanaerobaculum umeaense genome containing:
- the cobI gene encoding precorrin-2 C(20)-methyltransferase, with protein sequence MSKLYGIGVGPGDPELMTIKALNAIKKTKIICFAGKSEDSSIAFSIAKKVMPEITKKKKVCIDFPMTKDQYVLEEAHAKIAEQIKSLLKDGDVALLTLGDPGIYATYSYIADRLKNEDVKVVTIAGITSFSAAAAKLGIPLTLADEELHVIPSSYSFKEAFNLSGTLVFMKSGKSYENLVEYIRFKKPHCEVYMVENCGMKDERVFVGIENLPKSSGYFTTIIVRGLK
- the cbiE gene encoding precorrin-6y C5,15-methyltransferase (decarboxylating) subunit CbiE; translated protein: MRNINLVGIGLGNPNLLTKAAYKAIESSNIIIGARRIVESIKEDFADKLYYIEYNTEKILEIIKENIGNEIAVVFSGDISLFSGSIKLFERLNAAIEDKKVFKDCKINTFPGISSLSYLCAKTNTDISKVKILSFHGKEELLYHNIDSNEYTFIITSKADGVKKICRKLIEFGFFELDIILGENLSYDNERITKANASKFLDMEISDLNCMIISNPDADKSISFGLSDEVFVRDKVPITKSEVRAIIMSKLDIQTDSICYDIGAGSGSVSIEMSRLAYDGKVYAIEKNPLAVELIQKNIHNFSAENIELIHAKAPDGLDNIINADKIFIGGSGGELISMMEMIFTSKKNPTIVISAITMETIAQITDIVKIAKEKGYDTEITAINVSKSKEVGPYNMMMAQNMVFIAKIW
- a CDS encoding DUF6707 family protein, which gives rise to MNFEELSLKYKEKNIVKLSKKLAKSFAITRSKDLTNLYELAFWLYIYGYKVEILNIYNLVNIDIPTKIDFNIWTWILAIWGLQAYIYEAESEISKKDEIVANMKKVYSVPRTTEDTEESTWKFYTKIAGRQTLESVCNIAEIERAIESGNKTSEAAYRFSGLCRMISYGVTGFYPHLVENRDKLEEKIKEYIEYLNK
- the cobK gene encoding precorrin-6A reductase, with product MSDVLIFGGTTEGRELAIFCDSLRIPTILCVATEYGKEVLPTFKFVKVSDKRLNIDEIISIIGNNDILYVIDATHPYAYEVSKNIAAAISQLEREVKLLKIKREDMDIALNGALEFSSNAEAVSYLLNTDGNILLTTGSKEIAAFSELSYRIFPRVLPSVDSINACISAGIPSKNIIAMQGPFSKNLNEAIIKEFDCKYIVSKLSGRSGGFEEKIEAAKNTDCIPIIIMPKTEIKGISVEECRVELEKLYKNH
- a CDS encoding DUF4878 domain-containing protein, coding for MNSRKVKKFLLVFTMLFTFSVLCSGCMQNDEQAAKAVTQKYFNSVKSGDVDGAIKCFTPAFQEQYAALVAIGGQMSEYFFDMDGSDLLGGLMSYANQNAYKDCKFTADEVSFTNDSHDRATVHVTISGAGGDIPSETSVIVVKYDGKWYIEQ
- the cobJ gene encoding precorrin-3B C(17)-methyltransferase — encoded protein: MKQIYIIGMGPGKYEQMTVEAIKKIKESDIVIGYTVYTELIKDIWPDKECMSTPMTKEYERCVLAFEEANKGKTVAMVCSGDAGVYGLTGLMLSIAPDYKEVAVSTIAGVTAAISGAAIIGAPLIHDFAVISLSDLLTPWEKIERRLECAAIGDFCICLYNPGSKKRADYLQKACEILLKYKNEKTPCAIAKNIGRDGEGYTIYSLLELKDIKVGMFETVFIGNSMTKVIDNKMVTPRGYSNE
- a CDS encoding peroxidase, encoding MSVLEQLQTRIKSENLDDRAREFYLSNISNLDNEKLQAILDLVIKMDNAGFRNNIPAAYSEVTENIPQFARMSVFKEMQKIVRDIEGTLDLADDFYEEDNELLKKFNNCFSDEEANRFLQIYTKAVISRFYSFLDEGNPRLDDDDLNWVLLETKADGSHSERIIEGFLEDDFNEDDFDWESENEF